One Helianthus annuus cultivar XRQ/B chromosome 12, HanXRQr2.0-SUNRISE, whole genome shotgun sequence genomic region harbors:
- the LOC110891558 gene encoding putative late blight resistance protein homolog R1A-4, which produces MSMKFDSMKMESSPRPERMLNQSAAAAARISFNRNSKRLDEIVVGMDGDAELIRDKLVEDQKKLDVISIVGMGGIGKTTLATKVFNDGYVKHHFYVRVWVTVSQTYDKRAVLIQILASMDVKLEFEKTSDSKLHEMVHKYLMNKRYLIVIDDIWNIDTWDNLKLFFPHDNNGSRILLTSRLTEVVKHATSNGLIHHLGHLSKERSWDLLCQKVFHGNECPEWSIKPGMQIVANCQGLPLAVVVIAGVLAKEACSEKLWEEISYKTGSYLVGDQNGCLEILASSYNHLPLHLRECFLYLGGLPEDYEFEVRWLSWLWVAEGFIQQGGDRCLEDVAEGYLMDLIDRNLVIVVDRRESDGGVKACKVHDLVKELCLKKAKEEGFILQTERLILSSELSNVTTLRLHEKAHLRYLAIQNSSEDFPSSICDLWNLQTLIYFSCRDTVLPRNISDLVSLRHLSYNPSNSGCLYLKNIFFLPSIDKPMKLQTISHVVLGDGVDNFQKCFPYIKELTCTTYTEKENDFQSLTYLEKLKYIGIWDSCMDDSPKGEPSYQKNHITFPETLKTLTLKWCALPWSDMSIIQSLPNLQVLKLKRNAFMGSCWKADEQEFRQLKFLRLEKLDIKLWEACSSSFPCLRQLEILFCYDLEEIPLEIGDIPTLELIKIMYCKHSVGESVRRIEEEQQNMGNYDLKTDVLYLVD; this is translated from the exons ATGAGTATGAAATTCGATAGCATGAAGATGGAATCATCTCCAAGACCTGAAAGAATGTTAAATCaatctgctgctgctgctgctcgAATTTCGTTCAACAGAAATTCAAAACGATTGGATGAAATCGTAGTGGGGATGGATGGTGATGCTGAGCTGATAAGAGACAAACTTGTGGAAGATCAAAAGAAGCTAGATGTTATCTCTATTGTTGGTATGGGTGGAATTGGCAAGACTACACTCGCCACCAAAGTGTTCAATGATGGTTATGTTAAGCATCATTTCTATGTCCGTGTATGGGTCACTGTTTCTCAAACATATGATAAGCGGGCTGTGTTGATTCAAATTCTGGCATCCATGGATGTAAAACTAGAATTTGAAAAGACTAGTGACTCTAAACTTCATGAAATGGTGCACAAATACTTAATGAATAAGAGATATTTGATTGTGATTGATGATATTTGGAACATAGACACATGGGATAATTTGAAATTATTTTTCCCCCATGACAACAACGGAAGTCGAATTTTGCTCACCAGTCGCCTCACTGAAGTTGTTAAGCATGCAACTTCAAATGGACTGATTCATCACTTAGGACATTTGAGCAAAGAAAGAAGTTGGGACTTGTTGTGTCAGAAGGTGTTCCATGGCAATGAGTGCCCTGAATGGTCAATTAAACCTGGAATGCAAATAGTTGCAAATTGTCAAGGATTACCACTAGCTGTAGTTGTCATCGCAGGAGTTTTAGCCAAAGAAGCATGTAGTGAAAAGTTGTGGGAGGAAATTTCTTACAAGACGGGTTCATATCTTGTAGGTGACCAAAATGGATGCCTAGAAATATTAGCTTCAAGTTACAATCATCTTCCTCTTCATTTGAGAGAGTGCTTTCTTTATCTTGGTGGCTTACCAGAGGACTACGAGTTTGAGGTACGATGGCTGAGTTGGTTATGGGTGGCTGAGGGGTTTATTCAACAAGGTGGAGATCGATGCTTGGAGGATGTTGCAGAGGGTTACTTGATGGATCTAATTGACAGAAATCTTGTAATTGTAGTAGACAGGAGGGAGTCTGATGGAGGTGTCAAAGCTTGTAAAGTGCATGATCTTGTTAAGGAGCTATGCCTGAAAAAAGCCAAGGAAGAAGGATTCATCCTTCAAACAGAAAGACTAATATTGTCCTCTGAGCTTTCGAATGTCACTACACT CCGACTGCATGAAAAGGCTCACTTGAGGTATCTTGCAATCCAGAATTCATCAGAAGATTTCCCATCTTCAATATGCGATTTATGGAACCTTCAAACTCTCATTTATTTTTCATGTCGTGATACTGTTTTACCCCGTAACATATCAGATTTAGTAAGTCTGAGGCATTTGAGTTATAATCCTTCTAACAGTGGATGTTTGTACTTGAAGAACATATTTTTTCTTCCTTCCATTGACAAACCAATGAAATTGCAAACAATTTCACATGTGGTGTTGGGAGATGGTGTAGATAATTTTCAAAAGTGTTTTCCCTACATTAAGGAACTTACATGTACTACATACACAGAAAAGGAAAATGACTTCCAATCTCTCACCTACCTTGAAAAGCTCAAGTATATTGGAATCTGGGATTCATGTATGGATGATAGTCCCAAAGGTGAGCCAAGCTATCAAAAGAATCACATTACATTCCCAGAAACATTGAAAACACTTACGCTAAAATGGTGCGCTCTACCATGGAGTGACATGTCAATCATTCAGTCATTACCTAATCTCCAGGTTTTAAAACTAAAAAGAAATGCCTTTATGGGAAGCTGCTGGAAGGCAGATGAACAAGAGTTTCGACAGCTAAAATTCTTGAGACTTGAAAAGTTGGATATCAAACTGTGGGAAGCCTGTAGTTCAAGCTTCCCGTGTCTCAGACAATTAGAAATATTATTCTGCTACGATCTCGAAGAGATCCCCCTTGAAATAGGGGACATACCAACACTTGAGCTCATCAAAATCATGTATTGTAAGCACTCGGTTGGTGAATCTGTTAGAAGAATTGAGGAAGAGCAACAAAATATGGGAAACTACGATCTTAAGACTGACGTCCTCTACTTAGTGGATTAA
- the LOC110891557 gene encoding uncharacterized protein LOC110891557 codes for MAEGPSNYPPSPRPENRGILARASRVDGIVGKLFSDNDIHHEVNQVHNPVNSEVQLGTPTSPNLLPEETPTCWFIKFQKALNANFVQLCTPAARTASQTHESATQFSELDFKSTNNEAEYDAFLADLRLAIKIGAKNEEAHVDSLLVAEQINGCCDAKAETMALYLEQARTLINQFQTFKIIHTNKSKNKHADALSKLAATSFKYLAKEVRFKVLSNPFVPLRHVNMIEIGDPSWMSPIIMFLKHGTLLEGKTEARKIQNKALIYEMADGILYRKYYMGPFLRCVDKHDMQYMVRDIHEGLWGIHAGPRMVVAKIISVGYYWPGMHLDAVEILRKCASCQRHAPKTLRPKNPLVPVTAAWPFQQWGIDLVGPFPDSHGTVKFIIVAVDYFTKWVEAKALASTTAMENGQVESVNKQIVDGIKARLGTARRGWVDELPSILWVHRTMPKTSTGETPFSPVYGTEAVIPAEIGLPSPRMLAMEKQNNEQERRLDLDLLVERRENEAINEAKCKSKLEKYYNASGAHMHFPTGRLRPKR; via the exons ATGGCAGAAGGTCCGTCAAATTACCCACCAAGTCCTCGACCCGAGAACAGGGGCATTTTGGCCCGTGCTTCTCGTGTCGACGGAATCGTGGGAAAATTGTTTAGCGACAACGATATTCATCATGAGGTGAATCAGGTGCACAATCCTGTTAACTCGGAAGTTCAACTCGGAACTCCGACCAGTCCAAATCTTCTTCCTGAGGAAACTCCGACTTGTTGGTTTATCAAATTTCAAAAGGCTTTGAATGCAAATTTCGTACAACTTTGTACACCAGCAGCTCGAACAGCATCACAGACACATGAATCTGCAACTCAG TTTTCTGAGTTAGATTTTAAAAGCACCAACAACGAAGCAGAGTATGATGCATTTCTCGCAGATCTCCGCCTAGCAATTAAAATTGGAGCAAAGAATGAAGAAGCGCATGTTGATTCTCTATTGGTTGCGGAACAGATTAACGGTTGTTGTGACGCAAAAGCTGAAACAATGGCCCTGTATCTTGAACAGGCGAGAACCTTAATCAATCAGTTTCAGACCTTTAAGATTATCCATACCAACAAAAGCAAGAACAAGCACGCGGACGCGCTAAGCAAGTTAGCCGCTACAAGTTTCAAATACCTGGCAAAAGAGGTCCGCTTTAAAGTTCTCTCAAACCCATTTGTTCCTCTGAGACACGTAAACATGATAGAAATTGGGGATCCATCCTGGATGTCCCCGATTATTATGTTCTTAAAACATGGAACTCTTCTAGAAGGAAAAACGGAAGCAAGGAAAATTCAAAACAAAGCGCTCATTTATGAGATGGCGGATGGAATTCTATATCGAAAGTATTATATGGGTCCTTTTCTACGATGCGTTGACAAACATGACATGCAATATATGGTCCGAGACATCCATGAAGGACTATGGGGAATCCATGCTGGCCCTCGCATGGTGGTGGCAAAAATCATTAGCGTAGGCTATTACTGGCCTGGCATGCATTTGGATGCCGTCGAGATTTTGCGCAAATGTGCCTCGTGCCAACGCCACGCTCCAAAGACCCTTCGCCCAAAAAACCCTTTGGTTCCGGTAACCGCAGCATGGCCTTTCCAACAATGGGGAATCGATCTAGTAGGTCCTTTTCCCGATTCGCATGGCACAGTAAAATTTATCATAGTTGCAGTggattacttcaccaagtgggtagaagCCAAAGCTCTAGCATCAACCACCGCAATG GAAAACGGTCAAGTTGAAAGTGTTAATAAACAGATTGTAGATGGCATCAAAGCAAGATTGGGAACTGCAAGAAgaggctgggtcgatgaactcccaagtatttTATGGGTTCACCGCACCATGCCAAAGACTAGCACGGGAGAAACACCATTTAGCCCCGTCTACGGTACAGAGGCCGTAATTCCAGCAGAGATCGGTCTCCCGTCACCTCGCATGCTAGCCATGGAGAAACAAAACAATGAGCAAGAGCGCAGACTCGACTTGGACCTCCTTGTAGAAAGACGAGAGAATGAAGCCATTAACGAGGCCAAGTGCAAGTCAAAGTTGGAAAAATATTACAATGCATCCGGTGCGCATATGCACTTTCCTACCGGGAGACTTCGTCCTAAGAGATAA